In Risungbinella massiliensis, a single window of DNA contains:
- the asnS gene encoding asparagine--tRNA ligase gives MQATIRDLSQYVGQEVRLGAWMYNKRSSGKIQFLQLRDGTGTIQGVLVKNQVDPAIWEEAQKLTQESSLYVWGTVREDERAPSGYEMDVTKIETIQLAEEYPIANKEHGTDFLMDHRHLWIRSSRQNAILKIRAEIVRSIRGYLDQNNFTLVDPPILTPSSAEGTTNLFHTKYFDEDAYLTQSGQLYMEAAAMAFNKVYSFGPTFRAEKSKTRRHLIEFWMIEPEMAFVDQEENMKVQEEMVSYAVQQVLANCASELKLLGRDTKALEKIQAPFPRISYDEAVELLHREGFPEFQWGEDFGAPHETKIAESFDKPVFITNYPTGIKAFYMKPDPNRPEVVLCSDMIAPEGYGEIIGGSQRIDDPELLAERFKEYDLSDEAYRWYLDLRKYGSVPHSGFGLGLERTVAWICGLEHVRETIPFPRMLNRLYP, from the coding sequence GTGCAAGCAACGATACGTGATTTGTCACAATATGTAGGACAAGAAGTAAGATTAGGAGCTTGGATGTATAACAAGCGTTCTAGTGGGAAAATTCAATTTTTGCAGTTGCGTGACGGTACAGGAACGATCCAAGGTGTTCTAGTGAAAAATCAAGTGGATCCAGCTATTTGGGAAGAGGCACAAAAGCTAACGCAAGAGAGTTCCCTTTATGTATGGGGAACAGTACGTGAAGATGAGCGTGCTCCTTCTGGTTATGAAATGGATGTTACTAAGATTGAGACAATCCAATTAGCAGAGGAATATCCGATCGCTAACAAAGAGCATGGTACTGACTTCCTGATGGATCATCGTCATTTATGGATTCGTTCATCTCGTCAAAATGCTATTCTTAAGATCCGCGCAGAGATTGTTCGTTCTATTCGAGGGTATTTAGATCAAAATAACTTTACTTTAGTAGATCCACCAATCCTTACTCCTTCTTCAGCAGAGGGAACAACGAATTTGTTTCATACCAAATACTTTGATGAGGATGCTTACCTAACACAATCAGGTCAACTCTATATGGAAGCGGCAGCAATGGCATTTAACAAAGTATATTCTTTTGGTCCTACTTTCCGCGCAGAGAAGTCCAAAACTCGTCGGCACTTGATCGAATTTTGGATGATCGAGCCTGAGATGGCATTTGTGGATCAAGAGGAGAACATGAAAGTTCAAGAAGAGATGGTATCCTACGCAGTTCAACAGGTTCTTGCAAACTGTGCTTCTGAGTTAAAGTTGCTGGGGCGTGATACGAAAGCACTAGAGAAAATCCAAGCTCCTTTCCCACGCATCTCCTATGATGAGGCTGTAGAACTACTACACCGTGAAGGATTCCCAGAGTTCCAATGGGGCGAAGATTTTGGGGCACCACATGAGACGAAGATTGCGGAGAGTTTTGATAAACCGGTCTTTATCACCAACTATCCAACAGGGATCAAGGCGTTCTATATGAAACCAGATCCAAATCGTCCAGAAGTAGTTCTCTGTTCCGACATGATTGCGCCTGAAGGTTATGGAGAAATCATTGGAGGAAGTCAACGGATTGATGATCCTGAGCTTCTTGCCGAGCGTTTTAAAGAGTATGATTTATCCGATGAAGCCTATCGATGGTATTTAGACCTTCGTAAGTATGGTTCTGTCCCACACTCTGGATTTGGTCTCGGATTGGAGAGAACTGTTGCATGGATCTGTGGTTTGGAACACGTTCGCGAAACAATTCCATTCCCACGGATGTTAAACCGTCTCTATCCATAA
- a CDS encoding YkyA family protein, protein MKKLLMVFAAVLVLSGCSLFADYYNAGVLADEMNKAVLALNKNSEASDKIDTLYGEINTLSESMNEPNQQVLDQINTKLTEIRKISTDYKAELERVSKQVPDFQAKSAKLEDPEIKQLAETFLADFKTSIDAELNFAAGYEKMITTDETAFKAIAEGKEPPSDAVYDQLNTELTTLNDKLKQTIDQFNKSWDEFSRKATGTGVE, encoded by the coding sequence ATGAAGAAGTTACTTATGGTCTTCGCAGCAGTTCTTGTCTTATCTGGTTGCTCTCTTTTTGCAGACTACTACAATGCTGGAGTATTGGCAGATGAGATGAACAAAGCAGTACTCGCTCTGAACAAAAATAGCGAAGCAAGCGACAAAATCGATACACTCTATGGCGAAATCAACACTCTGTCTGAATCGATGAATGAACCAAATCAACAAGTTTTGGATCAAATCAATACAAAACTAACAGAAATCAGAAAAATTTCAACCGATTACAAAGCGGAATTAGAAAGAGTAAGCAAACAAGTCCCTGACTTTCAAGCAAAATCAGCTAAATTAGAAGATCCTGAAATTAAACAATTAGCGGAAACCTTCTTGGCTGATTTCAAAACTTCCATTGATGCAGAGCTAAACTTTGCAGCTGGTTATGAAAAAATGATTACCACCGATGAAACTGCTTTCAAAGCAATTGCAGAAGGGAAAGAACCTCCTTCTGATGCTGTGTATGATCAATTGAACACCGAGTTAACTACCTTAAACGATAAGTTAAAACAAACAATTGACCAGTTCAACAAATCTTGGGATGAGTTCTCCAGAAAAGCAACTGGTACCGGTGTAGAATAA
- a CDS encoding DnaD domain-containing protein — protein MEQRDVSLNQPLVHLLREGSLAIPTILLTEYKRIDLKEEEVMLLLQIMMYKEKEQVEFPTIDQLQERMNRTPEEIMMLIQRLVNGGYLKIEVEEDNGIRAERFSTDPLLMLLANSFQERLEQKKQVTQNEEQVYQNIFSLFEQEMGRPLSPFECEQLGKWLDVDQYNEELIVAALREAVFCNKVSVRYVDRILLEWHRNNVRTPDDAIEYSRKFRKQGVLFQREEAESSTDTETFPLYNWVNP, from the coding sequence ATGGAACAACGCGATGTATCTTTGAATCAACCCCTTGTACACCTTCTTCGAGAGGGTTCTCTGGCTATTCCGACGATTCTATTGACGGAGTATAAACGGATTGATTTGAAGGAAGAGGAAGTAATGTTACTCCTTCAAATCATGATGTACAAAGAGAAGGAACAAGTGGAGTTCCCAACCATCGATCAGTTACAAGAACGGATGAATCGAACGCCAGAAGAGATTATGATGTTGATCCAACGGTTAGTCAATGGTGGATATTTAAAGATTGAGGTTGAAGAAGACAACGGTATTAGAGCCGAACGTTTTTCTACAGACCCTTTACTTATGTTACTTGCAAACTCTTTTCAAGAACGATTGGAACAAAAAAAGCAGGTGACACAAAACGAAGAGCAGGTCTATCAAAATATTTTTTCTCTTTTTGAACAAGAGATGGGGAGACCACTCTCACCTTTTGAATGTGAGCAGTTAGGAAAATGGTTAGATGTGGACCAATATAATGAAGAGCTAATTGTAGCAGCGCTTCGTGAAGCTGTTTTCTGTAACAAAGTAAGTGTTCGATATGTAGACCGAATACTATTAGAATGGCACCGTAATAATGTGCGTACACCAGATGATGCGATAGAATATTCTCGGAAGTTTCGTAAACAGGGTGTACTTTTTCAACGTGAAGAAGCAGAATCTAGCACGGATACCGAAACGTTTCCATTATATAATTGGGTGAATCCATAA
- a CDS encoding alpha/beta fold hydrolase — MKATYLTSRGVLEYRLFGDPQGEVILYFSGAHADCNTVVGDQDYLIRHGYRLLVPSRPGYGNTAVQVGESSEVWADSLIELLDFLEMEKVHVIAFSAGGRPAAQFAGCYPNRVRKLLFLSAVSIEEWPGETNRSLAPILFNQPTEKWGWKFLYWMIKNSPRSAFRFVMMYFSTLPYFEIKQRISLARRRMLYRFLLSLHAQPDGFHLDLQQSSGDMSRIQAPTLIIHSKYDKSIGTEHAVHLAMQIQGSELYWTEAEHHVLWYSSQLETIRERISEFLAT; from the coding sequence ATGAAGGCTACTTATCTAACGAGTCGTGGTGTTTTAGAGTATCGGTTGTTTGGGGATCCACAGGGAGAAGTGATCCTTTACTTTAGTGGTGCACATGCTGATTGCAATACAGTAGTAGGGGACCAAGATTATCTCATAAGGCATGGTTATCGGCTTTTGGTTCCATCACGCCCAGGATACGGTAATACAGCTGTTCAAGTGGGGGAAAGTTCAGAAGTATGGGCAGATTCTTTGATAGAGTTACTGGACTTTTTAGAGATGGAAAAAGTGCATGTTATCGCGTTTTCTGCGGGGGGAAGACCAGCTGCGCAGTTTGCTGGATGTTACCCCAATAGGGTTAGAAAATTACTCTTTTTATCTGCTGTCAGTATAGAGGAATGGCCTGGAGAGACGAATCGTTCTCTTGCTCCTATTTTGTTCAACCAACCAACAGAAAAATGGGGATGGAAATTTTTATACTGGATGATCAAGAACTCCCCGAGGAGTGCGTTTCGTTTTGTAATGATGTATTTTTCTACCCTACCTTATTTTGAGATCAAACAGCGTATTAGCCTTGCGCGTCGAAGAATGCTGTACCGCTTTTTGCTCAGTCTTCATGCTCAGCCAGATGGCTTTCATCTAGACCTACAACAATCAAGTGGGGATATGTCCCGGATTCAAGCTCCAACACTGATCATTCATAGTAAATATGATAAAAGTATCGGCACTGAACATGCGGTTCACTTGGCAATGCAAATACAAGGAAGTGAATTATATTGGACTGAAGCAGAGCATCATGTACTATGGTATAGCAGTCAATTAGAAACAATTCGAGAACGTATTAGCGAATTTCTTGCAACTTAG
- a CDS encoding MFS transporter, producing MQTTTLFRNRFVQSILLAGLFAQIGIWVRNFSILLYVMEITKGDSFAVSMISVAEFGPIFLFSFLGGALADRWRPKNTMIWCDILSAISIFLVLPALLLGGWRAVFLALLFSATLSQFSQPAGMKLFKIHVPNEHLQAGMSLYQTMFAIFMILGPILGTFVYQSFGIQISIVVMGAAFLLSALSLLLLPRDVESQKEKTESTLRQDMTAGIRYVLSKRILTLLGVCFLLAGLAVGLIQPLGIFLVTERLELPKEYLQWLLTASGIGMILGGGLAMAVSKKIKPAMMLVLGMSLSTICTVCIVLTKELWLILPIQLLNGLFLPFIQIGINTMILQNTESEVVGRVNGILTPLFTGAMVLTMSLSGMLKQLWFLEVLYYLSALLFLAGVLVIVPLTRSSTTQSKQEAQATSTN from the coding sequence TTGCAAACAACAACTCTATTTCGCAATCGATTCGTCCAATCCATTTTATTAGCAGGATTATTTGCTCAAATCGGGATTTGGGTACGAAACTTTTCTATTTTGTTATATGTAATGGAAATTACCAAAGGAGATTCCTTTGCTGTCTCGATGATCTCCGTAGCTGAATTTGGTCCCATTTTCTTATTTTCCTTTCTCGGAGGTGCCTTAGCAGATCGCTGGAGACCAAAAAACACTATGATATGGTGTGATATTTTAAGTGCAATCTCCATCTTCCTAGTACTTCCTGCTCTATTATTGGGTGGTTGGCGTGCTGTCTTTTTGGCATTACTTTTCTCAGCAACTCTCTCTCAATTCTCACAACCAGCTGGGATGAAACTATTTAAGATTCATGTACCAAATGAGCATCTTCAAGCAGGGATGTCACTTTACCAAACAATGTTTGCCATCTTTATGATCTTAGGTCCTATCTTGGGAACCTTTGTCTATCAAAGCTTTGGTATTCAAATCTCTATTGTCGTAATGGGAGCCGCCTTCTTGTTATCTGCCCTCTCGCTTCTCCTCCTACCACGTGATGTTGAGTCTCAGAAGGAGAAAACGGAAAGTACGTTGCGTCAGGATATGACAGCCGGAATACGTTATGTTCTTTCTAAACGGATTCTCACTCTACTCGGTGTTTGCTTCCTTTTAGCTGGTTTGGCAGTGGGTTTAATTCAACCTTTAGGGATTTTCCTAGTTACCGAAAGACTCGAATTACCAAAAGAATATCTTCAATGGCTCTTAACAGCAAGTGGAATAGGCATGATCCTAGGGGGTGGGCTTGCCATGGCAGTTAGTAAAAAAATAAAACCTGCCATGATGCTGGTACTTGGTATGTCGCTGAGTACTATCTGCACTGTTTGTATTGTTCTGACCAAAGAATTATGGTTGATCCTCCCCATTCAACTACTGAATGGTCTCTTCTTACCCTTTATTCAAATCGGGATCAATACCATGATTCTACAAAATACCGAGTCGGAAGTGGTAGGGAGAGTCAATGGAATTCTTACTCCACTCTTTACTGGGGCGATGGTACTGACCATGAGTCTATCTGGAATGTTGAAACAACTTTGGTTCCTAGAAGTACTTTACTATCTATCCGCCTTATTATTCTTAGCTGGTGTCTTGGTCATAGTGCCTCTTACCCGATCTTCCACTACTCAATCAAAACAAGAAGCCCAAGCCACTTCTACCAACTAA
- a CDS encoding UDP-N-acetylmuramoyl-tripeptide--D-alanyl-D-alanine ligase, with protein MKATTLGTLTKIVGGKLESGNPNTLVTFINHGKYKHLRPHHIYIYSKSSKWENQIKALRLTRPKALILPIGVSSFGLRIPIIRVQNTMGAVWRIGLWNWNQFKHQLRVIGITGSAGKSTTTAMVSSILRSHYRIVQTAGNLNTASYLPGYLSRIENQHNLLLLEMGMNSLNNIKRQCNIVRPHIGVVTNVGEAHAGNLGGLDYVVKAKQEMVDGVRPGGVLLLNADDLRSRKLSVAKFNGKLLRFGIDQPAEIRATNVTYHNSGMNFKVIAEGQQHIIFIPTFGKHNVYNALAAIGVARAMGIPYPSIQKGLARFETPKMRLQFLSTPKGRILINDAWNATAMKAGLEVLKNVSKGRTTVAVLGDMLELGKLSPIAHQSVGKYIAKLGVNQLVTIGPNARIIASTAIQNGMPRNRVFSYSSHEQVVTHLLRTTTPRSLIYFKASRKLHLEKIVSQIRKFG; from the coding sequence GTGAAAGCAACTACCCTCGGAACACTCACCAAAATCGTCGGGGGAAAATTAGAATCAGGCAACCCCAACACACTTGTCACCTTTATTAATCATGGCAAATATAAGCATTTGCGCCCTCATCATATATATATATACTCCAAATCTAGTAAATGGGAAAATCAAATCAAAGCACTTCGGCTAACTCGCCCGAAAGCACTTATCTTACCAATTGGAGTGTCTAGCTTTGGTTTAAGGATCCCGATCATAAGAGTACAAAATACAATGGGTGCAGTTTGGCGTATTGGGCTATGGAATTGGAACCAATTCAAACATCAACTACGGGTGATCGGAATAACAGGTAGTGCCGGAAAATCTACTACTACTGCGATGGTGTCGTCTATCTTGCGCTCGCACTACCGAATTGTACAAACTGCAGGTAATTTAAATACAGCATCCTATCTGCCAGGATATCTCTCTCGTATCGAAAACCAACATAATTTACTTCTTCTAGAAATGGGAATGAACTCTCTAAACAATATCAAACGACAATGTAATATTGTCCGACCGCATATCGGAGTAGTTACCAATGTGGGAGAAGCACACGCTGGAAATTTGGGTGGTTTAGATTATGTCGTAAAAGCAAAACAAGAAATGGTTGATGGTGTAAGACCAGGTGGAGTCTTATTGTTAAATGCAGATGATCTTCGCTCACGTAAATTATCCGTAGCAAAATTCAATGGTAAACTTTTGCGGTTTGGTATTGATCAACCCGCGGAGATTAGAGCTACCAATGTCACCTATCATAATAGCGGCATGAATTTTAAAGTTATAGCTGAGGGTCAACAGCACATCATTTTTATTCCAACCTTCGGAAAACACAACGTCTATAACGCCTTAGCAGCAATCGGTGTCGCTCGTGCCATGGGAATTCCCTACCCCAGTATTCAAAAGGGGTTGGCTCGCTTTGAGACACCCAAAATGCGACTTCAATTCTTATCTACTCCAAAAGGGCGAATCTTAATTAATGATGCTTGGAATGCCACTGCAATGAAAGCAGGATTAGAAGTTCTAAAAAACGTTAGTAAGGGAAGAACTACTGTTGCGGTTCTCGGAGATATGCTTGAACTAGGCAAGCTGAGTCCGATAGCCCATCAAAGTGTAGGAAAATACATTGCCAAGCTAGGCGTAAACCAATTGGTTACCATTGGTCCCAATGCAAGGATCATCGCCTCTACCGCAATCCAAAATGGCATGCCACGAAATAGAGTCTTCTCCTATTCTTCACATGAGCAAGTGGTTACCCATCTCTTGAGAACAACCACTCCTCGCTCCCTAATTTACTTCAAAGCATCGCGAAAACTACATTTGGAAAAAATCGTATCTCAAATTCGAAAATTTGGTTAA
- a CDS encoding cytochrome c oxidase assembly protein encodes MTTKEFFQLFWYAENWDLTLNLIFIGISVIYLLATGPFVSKIPGAEVVPVRQKVFFLFAMIIYYTALGSPINLLGHELFSMHMLQMSILFIVLPPFLLLGIPAWMIRPLFRFKALRAVGSFLTKPLVILFVFNGLISLYHIPVAFDAIMESHLYHNVSHFVLLLGALFMWWPVICPVPELDRVKPLHKLGFIFANGILLTPVCALVMFADRPLFELYQEMSTVAPIMPPIDDQQLGGVIMKIVQEIVYISAIGIVLVRWMREQRQQDEQETQEWKETQQKVVSV; translated from the coding sequence ATGACAACGAAAGAATTTTTTCAATTGTTTTGGTATGCCGAGAACTGGGATCTGACACTGAATTTGATCTTTATAGGTATTTCGGTAATTTATTTGCTTGCAACAGGTCCGTTTGTTTCCAAAATTCCGGGAGCAGAAGTGGTACCAGTTCGCCAAAAAGTATTTTTTCTCTTCGCGATGATCATTTACTATACGGCGTTGGGTAGCCCAATCAATCTACTCGGTCATGAATTATTCAGTATGCATATGCTTCAGATGTCTATTTTGTTTATTGTACTTCCGCCTTTTTTGTTATTAGGTATTCCTGCTTGGATGATTCGACCGTTATTTCGATTTAAAGCACTTCGTGCAGTAGGTTCTTTTTTGACCAAACCATTGGTCATTCTGTTTGTCTTTAATGGATTGATCTCGCTGTATCATATACCAGTTGCGTTTGATGCCATTATGGAGAGCCATTTATATCACAATGTATCTCATTTTGTGCTTCTACTCGGGGCACTTTTCATGTGGTGGCCTGTTATTTGTCCTGTTCCAGAGTTGGATCGAGTGAAGCCATTACATAAACTAGGTTTTATTTTTGCGAATGGAATACTCCTAACTCCTGTATGTGCTCTAGTCATGTTTGCAGATCGACCACTTTTTGAGCTCTATCAAGAAATGTCAACAGTAGCACCGATTATGCCCCCTATAGACGATCAACAACTCGGCGGGGTAATAATGAAGATTGTTCAAGAGATTGTCTATATCAGTGCGATTGGAATCGTATTAGTTCGATGGATGAGAGAACAGCGACAACAAGATGAACAGGAAACACAGGAATGGAAAGAAACACAACAAAAAGTAGTATCTGTCTAA
- a CDS encoding c-type cytochrome, producing the protein MKKYWFSLIGVSLLLLTACGQSSDTPSEETKNGSTNSSTTQVTGAEAIAKQNCTRCHGGNLQGSYGPNLQQIGAKYNKEQLLGVLNNGIGSMGPQKQLNDAQKEELATWLAEKK; encoded by the coding sequence ATGAAAAAATATTGGTTCTCTCTCATTGGTGTAAGTTTGCTACTCTTGACAGCATGTGGTCAAAGTTCGGATACTCCATCAGAGGAGACGAAAAATGGGTCTACTAACTCTTCGACCACCCAAGTGACAGGAGCTGAAGCGATTGCCAAGCAAAACTGTACCCGTTGCCATGGTGGAAACCTACAAGGTAGCTATGGGCCTAATCTCCAACAAATCGGTGCGAAGTATAATAAAGAACAACTACTAGGTGTTCTAAATAACGGAATAGGTTCGATGGGGCCTCAAAAGCAGTTGAATGATGCACAAAAGGAAGAGCTAGCTACATGGTTGGCTGAAAAGAAATAA
- a CDS encoding ArsB/NhaD family transporter: MFDVWLTGGIFVFIYALIIAEKGSRAVVSLLGASALVLAKVLELHEVLTHYIEWNTIILLIGMMLIVHITNQTGVFQWAALHIAKLVKGSPKRLFLSLIWMTAIASALLDNVTTVLLMVPITFSLTTLLKLNPIPFLISQIIASNIGGTATLVGDPPNIMIGSANPHLSFGQFLIHLGPISLIIMLVSSALLLYIYRKELATKPDSVEELMKMEPGDALKDPILLRKSLWVLGLTLLGFLLHSILHIEASTIAMTGAMVLMAIGVPSNKVEKTIGAIEWETLFFFAGLFALVGGLEEVGILSALATQLIVVTGGDFFWLSTLILWVSGIASATIDNIPFVATMIPLLQEAANGLGVAVDSAQMNTLWWSLALGACLGGNGTILGASANLIVVSAANKRGANISYWEFLKVGAPITLVSLVLAHAYVILRYF, translated from the coding sequence ATGTTTGATGTATGGTTGACAGGTGGTATCTTTGTATTCATTTATGCACTTATTATTGCGGAAAAAGGAAGTCGTGCGGTTGTTTCATTGTTAGGAGCCTCGGCTTTGGTGTTGGCAAAAGTGCTGGAACTACACGAAGTTCTGACTCATTATATTGAGTGGAATACGATCATCCTATTGATCGGGATGATGCTCATTGTGCATATTACGAATCAAACAGGAGTCTTTCAATGGGCGGCTTTGCATATAGCAAAATTGGTGAAAGGAAGCCCTAAGCGCTTGTTTTTATCACTAATTTGGATGACAGCCATTGCTTCAGCATTATTAGACAATGTCACCACGGTTTTGCTAATGGTTCCAATCACTTTTTCACTCACAACACTATTGAAGCTAAATCCTATTCCGTTCCTCATCTCGCAAATTATTGCCTCTAATATTGGTGGAACTGCCACACTGGTAGGAGATCCTCCTAATATCATGATAGGGTCTGCTAATCCTCATTTGTCTTTTGGCCAATTCCTTATTCATTTAGGGCCGATCTCTTTGATTATTATGCTTGTCTCCTCTGCTTTACTCCTTTATATATATCGAAAAGAATTAGCTACTAAGCCAGATTCTGTCGAAGAATTGATGAAGATGGAGCCAGGAGATGCTCTAAAAGATCCCATTTTGTTACGTAAATCGCTCTGGGTTTTAGGTCTTACTTTACTTGGATTTTTGCTACATTCCATTCTTCATATCGAGGCCTCCACGATTGCCATGACAGGAGCTATGGTCTTGATGGCAATTGGGGTTCCGTCAAATAAAGTGGAGAAGACGATTGGTGCTATTGAGTGGGAAACGCTCTTTTTCTTTGCTGGTCTTTTTGCCTTGGTAGGAGGTCTAGAAGAAGTAGGAATTCTAAGTGCACTTGCCACCCAACTGATCGTAGTAACAGGCGGTGATTTTTTCTGGCTATCTACGCTGATCTTGTGGGTTTCCGGAATTGCTTCTGCTACCATCGATAACATTCCATTTGTGGCTACGATGATCCCGCTCTTACAGGAAGCTGCCAATGGGCTTGGAGTTGCAGTCGATTCAGCTCAGATGAACACTCTTTGGTGGTCGCTTGCTTTGGGAGCTTGCCTTGGAGGAAATGGTACCATTCTCGGGGCTTCGGCTAATTTGATCGTGGTAAGTGCTGCGAACAAACGTGGTGCGAATATTAGTTATTGGGAATTTCTTAAAGTAGGAGCACCTATTACCTTAGTATCACTTGTGCTTGCTCATGCTTATGTGATTTTGCGGTACTTCTAA
- a CDS encoding DMT family transporter, whose amino-acid sequence MKNTGLYWGLFLIICLVNGTTWGAQKIGLQGSLPLWSASMRFLIAGFTVGIILIVMRKWDFKIEYLKIAFLYGVFYFSLPFGIVYWATQYLSSGIISVLASTISISLLIIEYFYEKKHISLNQFIGAALSFVGLVVLLWNQLQVDASWISFVAMIFVILGMIATAIITIVVRPTLSKVSILNLNSVAMLIAGMALFITSLLFEQGARSFSGVSLTSLLYLSFVGSSITIAIYMYLIKNWDASKASGHLFISPIIALYLGHVIFNEKLGSTIYVGTAIILLGVILVNISLPASKNKDNAIIWETQNNKSGQ is encoded by the coding sequence ATGAAGAATACTGGGCTTTATTGGGGTTTGTTCTTGATCATCTGTCTAGTCAATGGAACAACATGGGGTGCTCAGAAAATCGGACTTCAGGGTAGTTTACCTTTATGGTCTGCATCCATGAGATTTCTGATAGCCGGTTTTACTGTAGGAATCATTCTTATTGTTATGAGGAAATGGGATTTTAAAATAGAATACCTAAAAATAGCTTTTCTGTACGGTGTTTTTTATTTCAGCTTACCTTTTGGAATTGTGTACTGGGCAACTCAATATCTTTCCAGTGGAATTATCTCTGTGTTAGCATCTACCATTTCGATCAGTTTGCTAATAATAGAATATTTTTATGAGAAAAAACATATTTCATTGAATCAATTTATTGGAGCTGCTCTATCGTTTGTGGGATTAGTAGTACTTTTGTGGAACCAACTGCAAGTAGATGCAAGTTGGATTAGTTTCGTAGCGATGATTTTCGTCATTTTAGGAATGATTGCAACAGCTATTATCACCATTGTAGTCAGACCTACTCTCTCAAAGGTTTCCATATTGAATCTAAATTCGGTAGCGATGTTGATTGCGGGGATGGCACTTTTTATTACGAGTTTACTGTTCGAACAAGGAGCAAGGTCTTTTTCAGGTGTAAGCCTTACATCTCTGCTTTATTTATCTTTTGTTGGATCTAGCATTACCATCGCAATTTATATGTATTTGATAAAAAACTGGGATGCATCCAAAGCTAGTGGGCATTTATTCATTTCGCCTATTATTGCTTTATATTTGGGTCATGTTATTTTCAATGAAAAACTTGGATCCACCATATATGTAGGAACAGCTATTATATTACTCGGTGTAATCCTAGTTAATATTTCTTTACCTGCTAGTAAAAATAAAGATAACGCAATAATATGGGAAACACAAAACAATAAAAGTGGACAATGA
- a CDS encoding MDR family MFS transporter: MKHLRNIHPISWTIIIGTIFGRMATSMSIPFLAIYLIKVHHATPFETGLVIAISSLIGIIVSFYGGYLSDRIGRKKMILLSIFGWSFVFLGFTFSQTILSFFLVNALNGLCRSLFEPASRALLSDITQNEQKLLVFNLRYTAINLGVVFGPFIGLMLGSSQTTFPFMIAFIIYFLYGMVFIYQFHTYPKAFTQNNSAESISMRNAFQMTKKDKVFLFIIIGTIFCVFGYGQFTSTLPQYFSLLPDFENGTKFFSYMLSLNAVAVLILQYPIVHIAKKYSPINSLILGNLFISVSLVSFSITKNSLALIVIVIAFTIGEILTFTMIDLFVDTIAKSELKGTYFGTLGFTQLGNVLAPIIGGFLLDHFGIKHPITIFSSLLVLTLLGIPFLVMAKWRLTFQKNNHTGSNVRVSH; encoded by the coding sequence ATGAAACATCTTAGAAATATTCATCCAATCAGCTGGACCATTATTATTGGAACTATTTTTGGTAGAATGGCTACTTCTATGAGTATTCCTTTTTTAGCTATCTATCTAATTAAAGTCCACCATGCAACACCTTTTGAAACAGGACTTGTGATCGCCATTAGCTCCTTAATCGGAATTATAGTAAGTTTCTACGGCGGTTATTTATCTGACCGAATTGGCCGAAAAAAGATGATCCTTCTCTCTATTTTTGGATGGTCTTTCGTTTTTTTAGGTTTTACATTTAGTCAAACTATCTTATCCTTTTTTCTTGTCAATGCTTTAAACGGACTTTGTCGTTCTTTATTTGAACCAGCTTCGCGTGCCTTATTATCAGATATAACCCAGAACGAACAGAAGTTACTAGTCTTTAACCTTCGCTACACTGCTATCAATTTGGGTGTAGTATTCGGCCCTTTCATTGGTCTAATGCTAGGATCTTCTCAAACCACATTTCCGTTTATGATTGCTTTTATTATTTACTTCCTCTATGGAATGGTTTTTATCTATCAATTTCATACATATCCCAAAGCCTTTACACAAAATAACTCTGCAGAATCGATAAGTATGCGAAATGCTTTTCAAATGACCAAGAAAGACAAAGTGTTTTTATTTATAATTATTGGTACCATCTTCTGTGTCTTTGGATATGGTCAATTCACTTCGACTTTACCACAATATTTTTCTTTACTTCCTGATTTTGAAAATGGAACCAAGTTTTTTTCATACATGTTATCACTAAATGCAGTAGCTGTCTTAATTCTTCAATATCCAATTGTCCATATTGCTAAAAAATATTCTCCAATCAACTCGTTAATCTTGGGGAATCTATTTATTTCGGTTAGTCTGGTTAGCTTTTCCATCACCAAAAATAGCTTAGCTCTCATAGTGATTGTCATTGCTTTCACAATTGGTGAAATTCTAACATTCACTATGATTGATTTGTTTGTCGATACGATAGCCAAATCAGAGCTAAAAGGAACCTACTTTGGAACGTTAGGCTTTACACAATTAGGTAATGTACTAGCACCTATTATTGGGGGATTTTTATTAGACCACTTTGGGATAAAACATCCGATCACTATATTTTCTTCCCTTTTGGTGCTGACCTTGTTAGGTATTCCTTTTCTCGTAATGGCGAAATGGCGGCTCACTTTCCAAAAAAACAACCATACTGGTTCTAATGTGAGAGTAAGTCATTAA